In Luteitalea sp. TBR-22, one genomic interval encodes:
- a CDS encoding adenine phosphoribosyltransferase, with protein sequence MTTELLKGKIRHVPDFPKPGILFYDITTLLRDPEGLRLALDAMAAPFTDTPVDLVVGMESRGFIFGAALADRLGAGFVPVRKPGKLPAQSVRVSYDLEYGSDALEIHADAVGAGQRVLIVDDLLATGGTARATIDLVRGLGAEIVACAFLVELTFLDGRARLGDTTVHAVLPYDE encoded by the coding sequence ATGACGACCGAACTGCTCAAAGGCAAGATCCGCCACGTGCCCGACTTTCCCAAGCCGGGCATCCTGTTCTACGACATCACCACGCTGCTACGCGATCCGGAAGGCCTGCGGCTGGCCCTCGACGCGATGGCCGCGCCCTTCACCGACACGCCGGTCGACCTCGTGGTGGGCATGGAGAGCCGCGGCTTCATCTTCGGCGCCGCGTTGGCCGATCGGCTTGGCGCCGGGTTCGTGCCGGTCCGCAAGCCGGGCAAGCTGCCGGCGCAGAGCGTGCGGGTGTCGTACGACCTCGAGTACGGCTCGGACGCGCTCGAGATCCACGCCGATGCGGTCGGCGCGGGGCAGCGCGTCCTCATCGTGGACGACCTGCTCGCCACCGGCGGGACGGCGCGAGCGACCATCGACCTGGTGCGGGGCCTGGGGGCGGAAATCGTCGCGTGTGCGTTCCTGGTCGAGCTGACGTTTCTCGATGGCAGGGCCAGGCTCGGCGACACCACCGTGCACGCGGTGCTGCCCTACGACGAGTGA
- a CDS encoding acylphosphatase yields the protein MLRAMHVIVSGRVQGVGFRAFVADAARSEGLDGWVKNLPDGSVEVQAEGDVEALRRLEWKLWQGPPMSRVDEVATEDVVPTGATGFRIA from the coding sequence ATGCTCCGCGCGATGCACGTGATCGTCTCGGGCCGTGTGCAGGGGGTCGGCTTCCGCGCCTTCGTCGCCGATGCGGCGCGGTCGGAGGGCCTCGACGGCTGGGTGAAGAACCTCCCCGACGGATCGGTGGAAGTCCAGGCGGAGGGGGACGTCGAGGCGCTGCGGCGGCTCGAGTGGAAGCTGTGGCAGGGCCCGCCGATGTCGCGGGTTGACGAAGTGGCGACCGAGGACGTGGTGCCGACCGGCGCCACGGGCTTCCGGATCGCCTGA
- a CDS encoding tetratricopeptide repeat protein, which produces MNKTEREQLKHNEAADAIVAASSYLSRYGRTLGLAAVAVLLLVGSVAGYRAFKARAEERAQAQLAAAVEILNAPVAQAPAPGLAPTPPAPGTYATEAARADAALKQLLATAEGFGNTDAGIRARYYAASLHAETGRVKEAADLYTQVRDAAGASTLLGRMASLGLASMQVRQKQFDPAIKALQELAQRRDGPLPVDAVLVQLAEAYQQAGRAAEASQTLQRVVDEFPQSPYAADARQRVEALQATAKVS; this is translated from the coding sequence ATGAACAAGACCGAACGCGAACAGCTCAAGCACAACGAAGCCGCCGACGCCATCGTCGCCGCCAGTTCCTACCTGTCCCGGTACGGGCGCACGCTGGGGCTGGCCGCCGTCGCCGTCCTCCTCCTGGTCGGCAGCGTGGCCGGCTATCGGGCGTTCAAGGCGCGGGCCGAGGAGCGAGCCCAGGCACAACTGGCGGCCGCCGTCGAGATCCTCAATGCCCCCGTGGCGCAGGCACCGGCGCCCGGACTGGCGCCCACGCCTCCAGCGCCGGGTACGTACGCCACGGAAGCGGCACGTGCCGATGCGGCGCTGAAGCAGCTGCTCGCGACCGCCGAGGGCTTCGGCAACACCGACGCCGGCATTCGGGCGCGCTACTACGCCGCCTCGCTGCATGCCGAGACCGGCCGCGTCAAGGAAGCCGCCGACCTCTACACCCAGGTGCGCGATGCTGCCGGTGCCTCGACCCTGCTCGGCCGCATGGCCTCGCTCGGCCTGGCGTCGATGCAGGTCCGCCAGAAGCAGTTCGACCCGGCGATCAAGGCGCTGCAGGAACTCGCGCAGCGCCGCGACGGGCCGTTGCCGGTCGATGCCGTCCTGGTCCAGCTCGCCGAGGCCTACCAGCAGGCCGGCCGCGCCGCCGAGGCGTCGCAGACGCTGCAGCGCGTGGTCGACGAGTTCCCGCAGAGCCCCTACGCCGCCGACGCACGGCAGCGGGTCGAGGCCCTGCAGGCCACCGCCAAGGTCTCCTGA
- a CDS encoding response regulator, with protein sequence MNPARALQTVADLGARALSSTPVGDLLDAGMRLAREVTQSDHAVFFEASPGGDALLMRAGVGWRPGIIGRVSLSTGQGSFGRYILQQPTRIVDALPSHPEFGLPAVLRDHLVESMACVRLDGIGHPLGVVAVFNVNDGLPSTEHLTFLQALGNILATAVLRQVTEEGLLQSQIRLQSVQKMEAIGRLAGGIAHDFNNLVQAIGGYTEILLRHLKEGDPLRRNAEEIKKAGDRAAALTRQLLAFSRQQVLQPSLLDVNHVVNHVEQLLTRLIGEDIELRTYLADDLWPVKADAAQLEQVLMNLAVNARDAMKDGGLLTIETANMELTRSEGEPFVILAGPYVLLAVTDTGTGMNAETKARAFEPFFTTKPPGQGTGLGLSMVYGIVKQSGGYIFVDSELGAGTRIRIYLPRADDVPLPFEPEEPAVAVAQAPAGPVAAAEAAPAPVETLLLVEDEEGVRELIHEWLAAHGFTVHSAEDGQRALNVAEGLEQLDLVIADVVMPTMGGPALAKRLLQARPDLKVIFVSGYADEAIGDRRMLEDGASFLQKPFTLEELLVKVREVLADRRPSRGPGAPR encoded by the coding sequence GTGAATCCCGCGCGCGCGCTCCAGACAGTCGCTGATCTCGGGGCGCGCGCCTTGTCGTCCACGCCGGTGGGCGACCTCCTCGACGCCGGCATGCGGCTGGCGCGCGAGGTCACCCAGAGCGATCACGCCGTCTTCTTCGAGGCCTCGCCCGGAGGCGACGCCCTCCTCATGCGGGCCGGCGTCGGCTGGCGGCCGGGCATCATCGGGCGCGTGTCGCTGAGCACGGGGCAGGGCTCCTTCGGCCGCTACATCCTGCAGCAGCCGACGCGCATCGTCGATGCGCTGCCGTCGCACCCGGAGTTCGGCCTGCCCGCCGTCCTGCGCGACCACCTCGTCGAATCGATGGCCTGCGTGCGCCTCGACGGGATCGGGCACCCGCTCGGCGTGGTCGCCGTGTTCAACGTCAACGACGGCCTGCCCAGCACCGAGCACCTCACGTTCCTGCAGGCGCTCGGCAACATCCTGGCCACGGCGGTGCTCCGGCAGGTCACCGAGGAAGGGCTGCTCCAGAGCCAGATCCGCCTGCAGAGCGTGCAGAAGATGGAGGCCATCGGGCGGCTGGCCGGCGGCATCGCGCACGACTTCAACAACCTCGTGCAGGCCATCGGCGGCTACACCGAGATCCTGCTGCGGCACCTCAAGGAAGGCGACCCGCTCCGTCGCAACGCCGAGGAAATCAAGAAGGCGGGCGACCGCGCTGCGGCCCTGACGCGGCAACTGCTCGCGTTCAGCCGCCAGCAGGTGCTGCAGCCGTCACTGCTCGACGTCAACCACGTCGTCAACCACGTGGAGCAACTGCTGACGCGGCTGATCGGCGAGGACATCGAGCTGCGGACCTACCTGGCCGACGACCTCTGGCCGGTGAAGGCCGACGCGGCGCAACTCGAGCAGGTCCTGATGAACCTTGCCGTCAACGCGCGCGACGCGATGAAGGATGGCGGGTTGCTCACCATCGAGACCGCCAACATGGAGCTCACGCGCTCGGAGGGGGAGCCGTTCGTGATCCTCGCCGGCCCGTACGTGCTCCTGGCGGTGACCGACACCGGGACCGGCATGAACGCCGAGACCAAGGCGCGCGCGTTCGAACCGTTCTTCACCACCAAGCCACCAGGGCAGGGCACCGGCCTCGGCCTGTCGATGGTCTACGGGATCGTCAAGCAGAGCGGCGGCTACATCTTCGTCGACAGCGAGCTCGGCGCGGGCACGCGGATCCGCATCTACCTGCCGCGCGCCGACGACGTGCCGCTGCCGTTCGAACCCGAGGAGCCGGCGGTGGCCGTGGCACAAGCACCGGCGGGACCTGTCGCAGCTGCGGAGGCGGCCCCCGCCCCGGTGGAGACGCTGTTGCTGGTCGAGGACGAAGAGGGCGTGCGCGAGCTGATTCACGAGTGGCTCGCGGCGCACGGGTTCACGGTGCACTCGGCCGAGGACGGGCAGCGCGCCCTCAACGTGGCCGAGGGCCTCGAGCAGCTCGACCTGGTGATCGCCGACGTCGTGATGCCCACGATGGGCGGGCCGGCGCTGGCCAAACGCCTGCTGCAGGCGCGTCCGGACCTGAAGGTGATCTTCGTGTCGGGCTATGCCGACGAGGCGATCGGGGATCGGCGGATGCTGGAGGACGGCGCCAGCTTCCTGCAGAAGCCCTTCACGCTCGAGGAACTGCTGGTGAAGGTGCGGGAGGTGCTCGCCGACCGCCGGCCTAGCCGAGGGCCTGGCGCGCCGCGTTGA